acatagggctcaaagtctcaattcccaaatTATTCCTTGGGGAataattttacttctctgagacttggttacctcatctgtataatgaggattaagaccgtgagctctgtgtgggacaggggctgtgtctaagccgatcaacttgtatctaccccagcgcttagtacagtgcctgacagataatgaagcacttaacaaataccattttttaaaaatacagagGAATTTGTGTCAAAAAAAGATCTAGCTTGGTGGTATCTTTAAACTGTTTACCCTCTGGCCCATTAATTCCCCACCGAATCAGTCCCATAACCTGAGATCCTTCAAGAAACTCATGTGTGGAGGAATGTGGCTACCCActgtgttatattttactctcccacttgcttagtacagtgctctgcacacagtaagtgctcagttgattgattgattgaagaacacAACGCCCTGCTAAGAGATCTccttatatataaaaaaaattaatctcaTCTACCGTGAGATTAAACTCTAAAACCTGAACGAATGAGCAGAGATTAAACGGGTAGGAGAACCCCAATTTATCACCTTTTTAAGGGATAATCACcaaagagagaaatggggatCAAAGACTGGCCTGTTTTTTTATCTCCAGGCTAAGGGTGGAGGCTATGAGAGTGAGGATGCTTACCAGAATGCTGAACTGGTTTTTCTGGATATCCACAATATTCACGTAATGAGAGAGTCTTTGAGGAAACTAAAGGAGATCGTTTACCCCAACATAGAGGAGACACACTGGTTATCCAACTTGGAATCCACTCATTGGCTGGAACACATCAAGGTGAGTCTGAGTTTCTGGTCCCCTGCGTAGATGgagcgtaagctcctcgtgggcgggaatCCTCGTGGGAGGACCAGGTCGATCGTACTGTCCTttcctaagcgcctagtacagtactctgcacacggtaagtgctcagcaaataccactgattattatcTAAAACGATTGCCAGGCCTGATTTCCATATTTAGCTTCTTACCGAGGATCAGGCTGACTCTAGAAACATCCTGGGCGGGTGTCAGCAGGCCTCTCCGGCACAGATGTTCAAAAgtgggtatttattgggcacctcttAGGTGCTAAGATCTGTGTTAgatgctcgggagagaacagtagcattgagagacatgttccctgctcacaaggagcttactgatcATCATTTTGGGGTTTCTATTGCCTTAGTGTTTTGTTGCATCTCTTCTCCTGCATCTGTTGCCAGTTTCCTCACCctccacacattttttttttaatggcatttgttaatggcttactatgtaccaagcactgtactaagcatgggggttgatagaagataaacaggttggacataatccctgtcccacatgggactctcagtcctaatcccaattttacagatgaggtaaccgaggcccagagaagtgacttgactgaggtcactcagcagacaagtgactcaggtccttctgacttccaggcccgggatctatccattagaccacgctgctttttgtggccttcatgctgcttccctttttgttttttagactgtgagctcccagccCCAAGGAACAGGGACCCGGATCCAACTCCCAACTGTGTAATCtttcccagcacgtagtacagttctcctcacacagtaagcacttaataaagacttaCTACTAGAGGGTGGGTGCCAAGTGAATTTCTGCTCCAGATTACAGAcagggaggctgtgagccctcatAATTCCACCTCTTTttattttgggggcttttttattggtattttttaagcgtctactatgtgccaggtgctgtcctaagcacagggatagatgcaagctcagcaggttagacaccgtccctgcacTACATGGCACTcatggtctcaacccccattttacaaggcccagggaagtgaagcgatctgTCCCAGGCTACCcagcaggaaaggggaagagctgggattagaagcccgggCCCTCCTGACGTCCGGGACTGCgctgtagccattaggccacactgcctgttGCGGGTTCCACGGCGGGTCAGTCATCACCCCTGTCTCCTGTGCTGGGCCCAGCTGATCCTGGCCGGGGCCCTGCGAATCGCGGACAAGGTGGAGTCGGGGAAGACATCGGTGGTGGTGCACTGCAGCGATGGCTGGGACCGCACGGCTCAGCTCACCTCCCTGGCTATGCTCATGCTCGACGGCTACTACCGGACCATCCGCGGCTTCCAGGTCCTCCTGGAGAAAGAGTGGCTCAGCTTCGGCCATCGCTTTCAgctggtgaggagagggaggccagTACCCCGCCGCCGGCCGACCGCGGGCCGGCCGGGTAGATGGGGTGTTGTTGGGGTGGATGGACAGCTGGCCGGGCTTGTTGCCCATTGGCTCTCTGTCAGGTTGTGTCTCCCGCTGCGGCCTAGAGTGTggatggggtggaagggagggagtcaTTGGAGGGTGGGAGGACTGGATGGGGGCTCACCCCTGCTGCCAGCGGACCAAGGGGAAGAGCGCTGATCGGACCAGACTTgttgtctctctcttttcctcctcaatagtatttgttaagcacttactatgcttactgttctaaggacgagggtaaatacaagctaatgagagtAGATTCGGTCGActgtggcctcacagtcttaacccccattttacagatgagatgactgaggcccagagaaataaaatgcctggcccaaggtcacccagcagacaagtggcagagccacgattagaacccatgtccttctgaatcccaggcccacgccctatccactaggcctgtcagtcagtcactcatatctatttagcgctcactgtgtatggaatactgtgctaagtgcttgggagagtacagtatagcagttaacagacacattccttgcccacagtgtgcttacagtctagagggagtttacagtctcatgtCTCACTGCAGCCTGGACGGTGGATGGGCCGGACGCGAGGTGGGAGGGGTCAcccgaggaggggtgggggatgggtgggggcataataataaataatgatgttatttgttaagcgctatgtgccaagcactgttctaagtactggggtagattcaaggtaatgagcttgtcccacgtggggccaacagtcttaatccccattttacaaatgagtaactgaggcacagagatgtgaagtggcttgcccagggtcacacagcagacaagtggtggagctcctctgagtcccaagaccatgctcttcccTATGCTTCTCTATGCATGTGACAGGAGGTCAGAACGATAAATAGCAGAAGAGCATGATGATTGGTGCTCACTGCTGCCTGATTGACTagggcctggggagggagcaCCAGGATTTCCTCAACCTGGAAGTTCTCCCCATTGCTCTCCCTGGGTCCGAAACCTGGGTCGTTATCCTCCCGGCGGACAAAGAGAACGGGGTGATGCCTGAGCCCGAGGGgatcatcatggcctagtggaaagagcccgggcttgggagtcagaagtcgtgggatctgatcccggctccttcacttgtcagctgtgtgactttggacaagtcatttcacttctctgtgccctcggttaccttatctgtaaaatggggattaagactgtaaaccccacgtgggacaacctcataaacttttatctaccccagtgcttagaacagtgcttggcccatagtaagcgcttaacaaatactataagtattattattattattatcattcaatcaatcatatttattgagtgcttactttgtgcagagcactggagtaagcacttaggagagagcactgtaacagacatatcccctgcctgcaatgaatttacagtcaagaggggaagacagacattaaaataaatttcagctggatctgtacctaagtgctttggaggttGGTGACAATCAAAGTGCTGTAAGCGTTCAGACCCAAACGCGTAGGTgacgcagagagagaaagagtagggggagtgagggcttagtcagggaaggcttcttggaggagatgtgattttagtaaggccaaTCAGTTCCACTCCTCAGTCCCTGGAAGAAACTGGCGTGCAAAACTAACCCGCCCTTCAGAGCACGGATCGTTAGACGAAACTGCTGCCAGGAAACCCTCTGGGAGGCCTGTTAGACGGCTGGGTTTTTTCGCTCCAAGCCAAGTGCCCCTAACGTGGCAAGAGCAAGAGTCCCGCTTCAAAAGCAAGAGGCTCAGCCAGCCCAGATGGCTCAGGCTGCTGGGAATCCAGCCGCATTGCCAACCATCCTGGACTCTTCCAGAGTTACTCAGGATTCTTCCACAGCGGTGGCCCGggaccacttagagaagcagcctggccctgtggatagaacacagacctggtagtcagaaggactcgggttctaaccccagctccgtcgcatatctgctgcgtgaccttgggcaagtcggttcatttctctgggcctcggttacctcgtctgtaaaatgaggatgaagagtgtgagccccaagtgggacgggcacggtgtccaacctgattaacttctatctaccctggcgcttagaacagtgcctggcacaaaggaagcacttaaaccaataccacaattattattattattacctaaagaTCAGCTTTCTTTGTCAGCCTGACTGTGGAAACCCATGTATTTGACTTGTCTTCCTTTGCTTCAGAGAGTGGGCCATGGAGACAAGAACCATGCCGATGCTGACAGATCACCTGTTTTTCTTCAGTTTATCGACTGTGTCTGGCAAATGACAAGACAGGTAATCTTTTGTAAGATAGTGGTAGTGGCGGTCGTGgtggtggtattgactgagcgcccactggatacggggcgctgtactaagcacttgagcaaatAGAGCAGAAAGAAGCAACACAGTTCCTGCTCCCAAGAAGctcacactctaacaggggaggcacGTAAAAGTCTACAGAATCCAAACACGGGTGGGTGAAGTGCTTCAGGGTGGCCTGATTTTTATCCCCATGCATCCTAGCTGCCGTGGACAGGGACCGTAGTGCGGGGCTTCAGGCAAAGCCTAAAATCCTCCGCTGGATCTGTCCGTCTTAGCTACCACTGCCAGTTGCattaatgggaaagacagggctCACTGCAACCTTGCAAAGTTGAGGATCCTCGTGCTGTAAGCGTTCAGCTGGGTCGGACTTGGCTGGTGGCAGTCGGACCCCATTAGCTAGGGACGATGCTGCATTCgagttcattgagggcagggaatgtgactatttattgttatactgtactctcccgagtgcttagtacagtgctttacacacagtaagcacccaataaataggaccgaatgaatgaatccatctccAGCACATTGGGTCCCTAAGCCAGGATGGTCGTCAGGTTACCCAAACCCAGCCAGAAGGGGAAATTTTGACACAGTCTCATTTGAACATTTTTCTTCGAGCAAATGGCGTGTTTCTGAATGGTTCCAGATAGGCACTCCAAAGCCCTCTCAGTCCTCACATGAGATTCTGGGAAAAACGCCTCAGAAAACAGAAGGTCACGCAGCCTCTTTGGCCCGGGTGCTAATTGTCTGAGACTTTTCCCCAGTTCAAGAGCAACCAGATGGCGAGGTCCGATTCTCGTTAGATGGGCGGCCTGTTGGGAGTGATGTTGGGCACCGGAGCCTGTGGCTGGCTTCACCCCATCGCTTGCACCGGGAGACATGAACTGTAGTCTGGCCACAGGAGTCAGTCGATTGCCCTCCCATGATAGAGGGTTTTATGGGAACCTCCTGTGCCAATCTCTCTGCACTACACCACGGTCTCTGCGTTCCTTGTGGTCTCCGGTCTCTGGTCACGCGCCATCTCCCCGTCGTGCACAGTCTCTGGGGCACGTGTGTCCTCTCTCTACGTGCCACGCGTTACCTCCACCCGTGGCGTGCCATTTCTGCGCCTCGTGGCGTCTCTATACCGCACACGGTATCTGTCTCTGTGGCCTCGTGTGGTTTCTGTGACATGAGCTCCATCCCCGTATCATTTTGTTAAATAATAGTGGCCTCTTGGGACGTGCATAGGGTGATTTGTAGCATTCGCACCTTTTGGGGGGGAATCAGCTCGGGGTATTGAGTCTTATCCTGGGCTCCTGCGGTCAGGGTTTCTCATTCAAATCACcttgttttctcttcttcccgGATAGAGcgcgtaatgggcagggaacgtgtctgctaattccgttgtatcatactcttccaagtgcttagtactgtagtctgcacatagtaagtgctcagtgaatatcattgattgattgatggaataaaCAAAACGACACTTGcttatgagaagggaggggactGTTGGGGGAAGTAGTTTCCAAGGGCAGGAATCAAGGTTCCTTCTCTTTGGAACATCTATTGTCAGCATTACCTGGGGGGCGGAGGTGGAAATTCATTTCTTTCAAATTTGAAAGATCTGTTTGGAAACCAAAGCCCTCTCTACGGTCCTGAAGATTGACAGTAGAACAAAAGCAATGGTAGAAATGTTCCGCCGCTTGAATTTTGTTGGTGTACCTGGTTTACATTTTTTCTAAATTACTTAAATGCCTGATCGTGTTTGATTGGTGCAAAAAATGGCTCATTTACTCTCTTTGATTTTGCACAAAACTCATCATCTTGTTTATGGGAGCCGTGGTCAGGTGAGGCCGGGGCGCGAGAAGAGAGCCACCCCCAGCgaagcagggggaggggcagTAGATGAACCGATAGCAGGTGAACATAAACACAGAGGTCATTCAAGACCCTCCAAGCCCCTGGCTGGGCCTCAAAATTCCTCCCGGTACACGGAAAGGAGATCTGGGCAGAAGTGACCCTTTCTGAGAGCGGCCATGTGATGTTTGTCGAGCGAGTCAGCCCAATCCCGCAAACAAACCCAGCTTGAGCAGTCCACAGGTTTGAAGACTCTTCTGCTGGTTAAAATGTGCAGAGCTTCAGTTCCCGGGTCCCATTGGCTCATGAGCTTCCGGAATCCCGGGGACGGCCGTGGGTGTGGGAACGAAGGCATCCCGGAGGTTCTAAGAGCGTGTTTTGTTTGCAGTTTCCCACGGCCTTTGAATTCAATGAATATTTTCTGATCACCATCCTGGACCACCTCTACAGCTGTTTATTTGGGACATTCTTGTGCAGCAGTGAgcagcagagaggaaaagaggtaaaaaaaaaaatccctctgccttccccttcccccctgcacATCCCTTCGGCCATACTCATCTCCTGAACATCTGCTTCGGATCAGTTCTTCCGTCCAATTTTCTTGCATGGATccaggggtgattttttttttttcctttcctcaatcaatcattcattcgttcatttgatcgtgtttattgagcacttaccgcgtgcagagcacggtactaagcaattgggagaggataatataacaataaacagaacagattctctgcccacaatgagctttcagtctagaggggacccagacattaatataaataaatcccttCCTCCAGAAGCtagggtaattaataataataataataataatgttggtatttataaagcgcttactatgtgccgagcactgttctaagtgctggggtagacacaggggaatcaggttgtcccacatggggctcacagtcttaatccccattttacagatgaggtaaccgaggcacagagaagttaagtgacttgcccacagtcacacagctgacaagtggcagagctgggattcaaactcatgacctctgactccaaagcccgtgctctttccactgagccacgctgcttctctaattgaaaaCCAGGACTCAGAAGCAGAGGTGGGGATttccaatccccattctgccacttgcctaccacgtgacctcgggcaagttacttaactggtctggtcctcagtttcctcacctgtaaaatggggattcagtccccattctccctcccgctcaaaccgtgagtcccacatgggacagagactgagcccAACTTTATCCCGTtcctaccctggtgtttagcacagtgctcggcacatagtaagcgcttaataaacatcacgATAATTATGAAACATCCCTAATGGATCCTGCAGAAGCCagcttgtggggtgggagggaggaaggagtctTTGGCTAAACCCAAAATAAAGTCTGGGTGCAACCCGTAATGTAAAATTCTGCTGATGTGGGAAAAGTTCCCATGAACACTGCAGCGTTTTcacttggagctccctccccttctagactgtttctagactgtaagctcatcgtgggcagggaatgtgtctgttatattgtgataacgtcctctcccaaacgcttagtacagggccctgcacacagtacgggttcaataaatacaactgactgactgactccccggccccagtCCGATCCCACCTTCCGTGCTGTTGCTTCACCTCGACGACGTCACTGTCAACCCCAGCATTTCCGTCCAAGACAGGGCCGTAGCCACCTCTGGTCACCCCATGCCCCAGCTCCTCTCTACTCATCATCTATCCAATCACCCCGGTCCCGGACCGGGCATCCAGGACTCTCCAGAGTGGTGTTTGTCAGGGAGACGGGGCAGTAGAGGGACCTCCATATCCTGGGGGCGTTGGATGGACCGGTCCTCTTAGGGTGGGACCATCCTGCCACAGGAAGTCGCCATCAAAAGGGGAGAGTCACTCCCTCCAAAAAGTCGGTCCCAGCAAGCGCGGGGTGGGTTGGGTGACGGTACCCGCAGCTTGGTGAAGCACCGCTGCCCCCAGGAAAGacgtctttcccttcctcttccagaaTCTTCCCCAGAAGACGGTGTCTCTGTGGTCTTACATCAACAGCCAGCTGGAGGACTTCACCAATCCCCTCCACGTGAGCTATGCCAACCATGTCCTCTACCCAGTGGCCAGCATGCGCCATCTCGAGCTCTGGGTCGGCTACTACATACGCTGGAACCCTCGCATGAAGCCCCAGGTCATTTGCTCGCCTTATTTTCCAAATTCGGAATTTCTCCCGCCCTGGGGAGCCTCTCACTAAGAAATGGATGCTTTCGTTTCTTCAATGGgataggagggacaggaggccgggaggaggtGGTGCCctatcatcagcggtatttaatgagcccttactgtgagcagaatgctgtgctgagcgtttgggaggaCGCAGTACCGTATCGATACCGGAAGAGAGGGAGGACACAGCGTGAGGACTGGTTTGGAAATGgacctgagggtttttttttggttgctcTGCATTTATAAGGCAGACAGTCTTCATGCTATTTGGacactccaagggcttagtgctgtttggacaccataagtgctcaacaaatacatttgaatgaattgaatacagTTCAAATCAATCATCAGTTgtgcacttagggtgtgcagagcgctgtactatgtaCCTGGGAGACAAGTACATTTCTTTTGCCCTGGCCACCAAAAAGCTTACAgcttgagggggagacggacagtaaaaaaaataagtaaattagggatgtggacgtaagtggtgtggggttgagggaggcgggaatagagggtgcaaattgAAGTactagggcagtgcagaagggagtgggagaagaggaaatgtgggtctagtaggagaaggcttcttgaaggttcaaatcaatccatcaagggtATGTATAGCAAGTCTGTTGTGTACaggacatggagaagcagcgtggctcagtggaaagagcacgggctttggagtcagggctcatgagttcgaatcccagctctgccacttgtcggctgtgtgactgtgggcaagtcacttaacttctccgtgcctcagttccctcatctgtaaaatggggattaagactgtgagccccacgtgggacaacctgattcccctatgtctaccccagtgcttagaacagtgctcggcacatagtaagcgcttaacaaataccaacattattattactaagtgtttgggaaattaCTGTAGTATGTAGACaagatctcttccctcaaggagcttaccgtcttgtGGAGCGgcgtgtttctctctctctctctctccccctctcagggtaggctgctagattgtaaactacttgagggtagGGCTGATATCCACTTAGACTcttgttactctcccaaacactcagtaaatactactggtggATTGATAGGCTGGCCAGTGCAAAGTGTGCATTGGTATCAcaggccacttgtcttctttgtgactatgggcaagtcatttaacttcttggtgccgcATTTCCCaagtctgcaaaatggagattcaatccctgttctccttcctatttggatGAATAatataatggcacttgttaagcgcttactgtgtgccaggccattgttctaagcgctggggtagatacaggataaccgggagagaggcagtccctgtcccacatagggctcatggtcttatccccattttacagatgagggaactgaggcccagagataaatagtgacttgctcaaggtcacacagcagactagtggcggacctgggatgagaaccttctgactcccaagcctgtgctctgtccaccatgtGGGAattaatgatcttgtatccatcccggcccttggcacagtgcttggcacatgacaagtgctcagcaaataccacagtaatcttTATTATTATGCCAGGAAGGTTCTGGGGCCGAATGAGCCCTTCAAACTGGTCAGTggcacggggtggggggtggcatcgtaaactcgctgtgggcaggggatgtgtcggtttattgctatattgtactctcccaagcgcttagtacagtgctctgcacacagtaagctcttgatagattcattcaatagtatttattgagcacttaccatgtgcagagcactgtactaagcgctcgagagaacaacgcaacaataaacagcagacacattcccttggagatgtgccttcactaaggctttgaagatgggggggagagtaactgtcagtcaGTAAATATGGCCGACTGACAGAATGAACGACTGAGTCGGCCCATGGGCTCTCCCTCACAGGAACCCGTCCATCATCGATACAAGGAGCTTCTGGCCAAGAGGGCGGAGCTGCAGAAGAAGGTAGAGGAGCTGCAGCGGGAGATCTCCAGCCGGTCGGCCTCCTCCGACAGGGCCAGCTCCCCCGCCCAGTGCGGCCCTCCCGTCCAGACGGTCGTATGAGAGGGCGCTGGCCCCAGAGTGGGGGCTGAGACCACTCCAAGGACTCCACCATTTGGGCAGCTCTCCTTGTAGAAAAATCTCCCCCACGTGGAACCCGCACGAGAGAGGTCTCGGCCACTTTATTTATTAGGGCCCTCTCCGGGGCGCACTACTACTGTAGCGCTGCAGGTAGCTTGAGTGAGAcgacccccgcctcccggccccgggccccctccctgaACATGGTTATGTTACTGTAACGCTAGTCCCAGAAGGTAGCAGAAATGGATCCATGAGGAGAACGGGTTTGTCCTCTGCCTAGAAAATCACCGTCCAAGAGGCGGTGGGTTTAGCATCAAAGGAAGTGACTTGCGTCATGAAACGGTCCCCCTTGGACTGGGGCAGAAGCAGCGTACTGATCCTTAAACACGTCTCTTTTCGAGCAAAGCATCGTTGTGTCCGCAGGGGCAGGGGCAATTGGGCCCAGACTCAGTGGCGGGGCCAAACTGCCACCCTTGTGGGATTGTTTTCCAGAAGATGGGTCTCGGTCTTTTCTTCCTTCACCCTCCTTTCTTAACCGCGAGTCATGTGTTTGGTGGGCATCATCAGGGATCGTTAACCCTCCCCATGACGTGTGGCGATTGGCCAGTTAGCTCAGCCGTAAAACGGAGTGTGGGAGTGGGGGGGGTGCCTAGGTCAAAACCTGGAGGACAAGGGGGAGGCGCTTAGGAACTGCCCGCTATCATCTGCTCGTCTCCGTTCTTCTCAGTCGTCCCTTAATGGTTATGTCAAAAGCGTAGGATCATGAGGGAGCAAGGCTCGCCATGGGTGATTCTTCTTAGACTGGCCTGAGCCTCTACTGTAAATAGTCTGTCGTGAGGTCGGCATTGTATTCCAAAGCTGACACTGAGTATTTTACTCTGTTTTCCCCTCGGTAAATGCGGTCATTCTGCTGAACTATTAAGTCTACCAACCAAAGATCTTGCTGCATGTCGAAACGTGCCACGATCGCTGTGTAAGGAAAGGGAACTTGCTTTATTGCTGCTTCCTCCAGAGGGAGTttggcactggaataaatacttGATTCCCCCGCTGCCTATTTCACTCTGCGTGAGGATCGTGTATCATTTACTGGGGAACAGTGGGGTGCCTGCTTCCTGCCCCCCTGGGGGTCtttaattaaaatggaaattcaactgATTTGTAAAACCGTGCCCTCGACTGtatatgaatgttggtatttgttttggaCATGAATGTTGGCATATCTTTCTAGCCAGCTCTTGGAGAAGGTATTCTGGGACATGATCAAATGTTTCAAGGTGAGGAGCAGCgttgcctagcagatagagcccgggcctgggattcagaaggacctggattctaatcccggctctgccgcttgtctgctgtgtgaccttgggcagccagCCTTGTGTCCCTGGAAAGGCTGTGTCTCCTCGTATTGTCTTCCTTAATGTTTGCGGCACACAGGGCTGTttgctcttttgcctccttgccttTCCTTCCTTATAAAGCTTGGGCTCAAAGGGAGTCACCCGTGCCCTAATGGCAGCACGCCAGCTTGGTCACCCTCAGCAGCCGATTCCCAGTAAAGCTGGGGTCGCGATGCTGTTTGAAGCTTTCTTTTACTGTTGTGGTTCCGAGGGCCCCGGTAAGTCGTTTTAAAGAATCTTATCCAGTGACTCTTAGCGTTCCTTTCTTGCAGGTGAAGGAATTGAgattgagagaggggaagggctcTAGCCTTGAAGTCGGGGCTGGGGCAAGAGTGGGACGCATTTAGCAGCAACGAGAGACACTAGATACGGTTCtaggcccggggggcggccggcagCTTGACTGGGAAGACAGGCCAATGAGATCACCGGGACAGTAAGAGCAATCAGCGTCT
This sequence is a window from Ornithorhynchus anatinus isolate Pmale09 chromosome 20, mOrnAna1.pri.v4, whole genome shotgun sequence. Protein-coding genes within it:
- the MTMR2 gene encoding myotubularin-related protein 2 isoform X1, which gives rise to MEEPPLLPGENIKDMAKDVTYICPFTGAVRGTLTVTNYRLYFKSMERDPPFVLDASLGVISRVEKIGGASSRGENSYGLEIVCKDIRNLRFAHKPEGRTRRSIFENLMKYAFPVSNNLPLFAFEYKEVFPANGWKIYDPLLEYRRQGVPNESWRVTKINERYELCDTYPALLVVPVNIPDEELRRVAAFRSRGRIPVLSWIHPESQATITRCSQPMVGVSGRRSKEDEKYLQSIMDSNAQSHKIFIFDARPSVNAVANKAKGGGYESEDAYQNAELVFLDIHNIHVMRESLRKLKEIVYPNIEETHWLSNLESTHWLEHIKLILAGALRIADKVESGKTSVVVHCSDGWDRTAQLTSLAMLMLDGYYRTIRGFQVLLEKEWLSFGHRFQLRVGHGDKNHADADRSPVFLQFIDCVWQMTRQFPTAFEFNEYFLITILDHLYSCLFGTFLCSSEQQRGKENLPQKTVSLWSYINSQLEDFTNPLHVSYANHVLYPVASMRHLELWVGYYIRWNPRMKPQEPVHHRYKELLAKRAELQKKVEELQREISSRSASSDRASSPAQCGPPVQTVV
- the MTMR2 gene encoding myotubularin-related protein 2 isoform X3, whose amino-acid sequence is MPRAIRKQLGKASVRKVLRETNKLAEMEEPPLLPGENIKDMAKDVTYICPFTGAVRGTLTVTNYRLYFKSMERDPPFVLDASLGVISRVEKIGGASSRGENSYGLEIVCKDIRNLRFAHKPEGRTRRSIFENLMKYAFPVSNNLPLFAFEYKEVFPANGWKIYDPLLEYRRQGVPNESWRVTKINERYELCDTYPALLVVPVNIPDEELRRVAAFRSRGRIPVLSWIHPESQATITRCSQPMVGVSGRRSKEDEKYLQSIMDSNAQSHKIFIFDARPSVNAVANKAKGGGYESEDAYQNAELVFLDIHNIHVMRESLRKLKEIVYPNIEETHWLSNLESTHWLEHIKLILAGALRIADKVESGKTSVVVHCSDGWDRTAQLTSLAMLMLDGYYRTIRGFQVLLEKEWLSFGHRFQLRVGHGDKNHADADRSPVFLQFIDCVWQMTRQFPTAFEFNEYFLITILDHLYSCLFGTFLCSSEQQRGKENLPQKTVSLWSYINSQLEDFTNPLHVSYANHVLYPVASMRHLELWVGYYIRWNPRMKPQEPVHHRYKELLAKRAELQKKVEELQREISSRSASSDRASSPAQCGPPVQTVV